Proteins encoded by one window of Simiduia curdlanivorans:
- a CDS encoding succinylglutamate desuccinylase/aspartoacylase domain-containing protein → MAIHRFRFVAVTCLVVFSLAVWSQTSDLPSEEAAAPRLDQAEPAAAQSERLLESEQPLEAKAPDSNIAIEPSEAATPPRDDRVVPAEPGPKPELEPKPTPEPEPEPEPEPEHQAVESAAPSASAGESPMAANIDLNEVIAPAPGQAVFPEDLAAQPSAENRSAEPLPAVETALLSTENVGQKPNSVRRLLGVDVPPATTTRLDWTPSKSFAGMAVDTPVLVANGAHDGPTLCLTAAIHGDELNGIEMVRRVLYDIDPKKLHGMVVGVPIVNLLGFSRNSRYLPDRRDLNRYFPGNDRGSVASRLAYAFFTDVIKHCNALVDLHTGSFYRTNITQLRADMSKPAVAEFADLFGDIPVLNTSGNGSSLRAAAVRAGIPAVTLEAGEPMRMQVEVVEEGVKAINTLLEKNGMYPSFSLWAKPSPAFYRSAWVRANSSGILFSTVKLGGKVKKGDVLGQVINPISNEKRDIISPHEGRVLGMALDQFVLPGFAAYHIGILQPRRQKKVVMEAADMNGEDDDEDGMLDRELRPATLEAPKPMTPEEEGFDDE, encoded by the coding sequence ATGGCCATTCATCGTTTCCGCTTTGTCGCAGTTACCTGCCTCGTTGTTTTTAGCCTTGCGGTTTGGAGCCAAACGTCCGACTTGCCTTCCGAAGAGGCTGCGGCACCGCGGCTCGATCAGGCTGAACCAGCGGCAGCGCAGAGTGAGAGGCTGCTAGAATCTGAGCAGCCTTTAGAGGCCAAAGCACCCGATTCTAACATTGCCATCGAGCCGAGTGAGGCGGCCACGCCGCCGCGTGACGATCGAGTGGTGCCGGCCGAGCCCGGGCCAAAGCCGGAGTTAGAGCCAAAACCTACGCCTGAACCAGAGCCAGAACCAGAACCAGAACCAGAACATCAGGCTGTTGAGTCTGCGGCGCCATCGGCAAGTGCCGGCGAAAGCCCAATGGCGGCCAATATCGATCTCAATGAAGTGATTGCACCAGCACCCGGACAGGCCGTTTTCCCCGAAGACCTGGCGGCGCAGCCAAGTGCGGAAAACCGCTCAGCCGAGCCGTTGCCTGCGGTAGAGACGGCACTGTTGAGCACAGAGAATGTGGGCCAAAAGCCTAACAGTGTGCGTCGACTTTTGGGTGTTGATGTACCGCCGGCGACCACCACTCGGCTCGATTGGACGCCGTCAAAGTCTTTTGCTGGCATGGCGGTCGACACGCCGGTGTTAGTGGCTAATGGCGCTCACGATGGCCCCACCTTATGTTTAACCGCTGCTATTCACGGCGACGAGTTAAACGGTATCGAAATGGTGCGGCGCGTCCTTTACGACATCGATCCGAAGAAGTTGCACGGAATGGTCGTTGGCGTTCCGATCGTTAACTTGTTGGGCTTTTCCCGCAATTCCCGCTACCTACCCGATCGTCGCGATTTGAATCGCTATTTCCCGGGCAATGATCGCGGCAGTGTTGCCTCGCGCCTTGCGTACGCATTTTTTACCGACGTGATTAAACACTGCAACGCCTTGGTTGATTTGCACACAGGCTCCTTTTACCGCACTAATATCACCCAGTTGCGCGCCGACATGAGCAAACCTGCCGTGGCTGAGTTTGCCGATTTATTTGGCGATATTCCCGTGCTTAATACCAGTGGCAACGGCAGTTCCTTGCGCGCTGCCGCGGTGCGGGCGGGTATTCCCGCCGTTACCTTGGAAGCTGGCGAGCCCATGCGCATGCAAGTTGAAGTGGTGGAAGAGGGTGTTAAAGCCATTAACACTCTGCTGGAAAAAAACGGCATGTACCCAAGCTTTAGTTTGTGGGCAAAGCCCTCGCCGGCATTTTATCGCTCGGCATGGGTGCGGGCCAATTCATCGGGCATATTATTCAGCACCGTAAAATTGGGCGGCAAAGTTAAAAAAGGCGATGTATTGGGGCAGGTGATTAACCCCATCAGCAACGAGAAACGCGACATTATTTCACCACACGAAGGGCGCGTATTGGGCATGGCGCTGGATCAATTTGTGTTGCCAGGTTTCGCGGCCTACCACATTGGTATTTTGCAACCTAGGCGCCAGAAGAAGGTGGTGATGGAAGCGGCCGACATGAACGGCGAAGATGACGATGAAGACGGTATGCTCGATCGAGAATTAAGGCCCGCCACACTAGAAGCACCTAAGCCGATGACGCCAGAGGAAGAAGGATTTGACGATGAATAA
- a CDS encoding pirin family protein, giving the protein MKKVIKVIAAQPTSDGAGVNLFRSLGTHLLPDANPFLMLDEIRSDEAKDYLAGFPSHPHRGFETVTIMLTGSMRHKDSRGNEGVIEPGGVQWMTAGSGIIHSEMPEQEQGRLWGFQLWVNLPAQHKMMAPRYQDIRASEIPSLKLGNSTVRVMAGQQQGITGPIIDIVSKPQLLDAQVRGDISLVLPKRALVYVYEGYVTVGDKRIDAQHLALLTEEQTLVLGGQGNAMIFAAEPLNEPIARHGPFVMNSREELYEAFEDYQHGRLG; this is encoded by the coding sequence GTGAAAAAAGTCATTAAGGTGATTGCCGCCCAACCCACCAGCGATGGCGCCGGCGTCAATCTATTTAGATCGCTGGGAACCCATTTGCTGCCAGATGCCAACCCCTTTCTGATGCTGGACGAGATTCGCTCGGATGAGGCCAAAGATTATCTTGCCGGCTTTCCGAGCCACCCGCACCGTGGCTTTGAAACCGTAACCATCATGCTAACCGGCAGCATGCGCCACAAGGATAGCCGCGGTAACGAGGGCGTAATTGAGCCTGGTGGCGTGCAGTGGATGACAGCGGGTAGCGGCATCATTCACTCGGAAATGCCGGAACAAGAGCAGGGCCGCCTGTGGGGCTTTCAACTGTGGGTAAACCTGCCAGCGCAACATAAAATGATGGCACCGCGCTATCAAGATATTCGCGCCAGCGAAATCCCCAGCCTTAAGCTCGGTAATTCAACGGTGCGAGTGATGGCCGGTCAACAGCAGGGCATCACCGGGCCAATTATCGATATCGTCTCGAAACCGCAGCTATTAGACGCGCAGGTGCGTGGCGATATTAGCCTAGTGCTGCCAAAAAGAGCCTTGGTGTACGTATACGAGGGCTATGTAACCGTCGGCGACAAACGCATTGATGCACAACATCTAGCCTTGCTAACGGAGGAACAAACTTTGGTGTTGGGCGGCCAAGGCAACGCCATGATATTTGCAGCTGAGCCACTGAATGAGCCTATCGCTCGGCACGGGCCCTTTGTGATGAACAGCCGAGAGGAGTTATATGAAGCCTTCGAAGATTACCAACATGGGCGGCTAGGCTAG
- a CDS encoding putative porin: protein MRILRKLLPLVCVAVLPTMAMAQDYQWEVSGSYEADDDADLDVFSAIGTYHWQKVSTQGHPLAEAAFLENVGGLSLNYELSDSGDSDKDAWQVSADYYFDSGLYLAGRYNTPDEGDDTFGASIGFKPVNGLLLALDADDNGDDIDYAGRVKYVAKLAGDSALGLDAVIAEETYTLGGDYYFNSAFSLGADVIINDEADSSVLTFEAKYFFAPNVWASANYGTDVSGDADVSLWGLAAGVRF, encoded by the coding sequence ATGCGTATTCTTCGCAAGTTACTGCCGCTGGTGTGTGTTGCTGTCTTACCGACAATGGCGATGGCTCAAGATTATCAGTGGGAGGTTTCGGGTTCCTATGAAGCTGATGATGATGCTGATCTAGATGTGTTCAGCGCTATAGGTACCTATCATTGGCAGAAAGTCTCCACCCAGGGGCATCCGTTGGCCGAAGCCGCCTTTTTGGAGAATGTGGGTGGCTTGTCGCTGAATTATGAGCTTAGTGATTCAGGCGATAGTGATAAAGATGCGTGGCAAGTGTCGGCAGATTATTACTTTGACAGTGGCCTATATTTAGCGGGTCGCTATAACACTCCTGATGAGGGCGACGATACTTTTGGCGCCTCAATTGGCTTTAAGCCGGTCAATGGTTTGTTGTTGGCTCTAGACGCCGATGACAATGGCGATGATATCGATTACGCCGGTCGCGTTAAATATGTTGCGAAATTAGCCGGTGACTCAGCACTCGGTCTAGATGCTGTGATTGCAGAAGAGACTTATACTCTGGGCGGTGATTACTACTTCAACTCTGCTTTCAGTCTTGGCGCCGATGTAATTATCAATGACGAAGCTGATTCCAGCGTGCTGACCTTTGAGGCCAAGTACTTCTTCGCACCGAACGTTTGGGCTTCTGCAAACTACGGCACAGATGTTTCTGGCGATGCCGACGTATCTCTCTGGGGCTTGGCCGCAGGCGTGCGTTTCTAA
- a CDS encoding FMN-dependent NADH-azoreductase has product MHALIIRTSILGENSSSNQLIDHWLANHKPSQVTERNLVSSPIPHLDAERFGAINAASPDNQQAPIQALSDQLIGEIEAADEIVIGLPMYNFGVPSQVKAWMDHLARAGRTFQYTANGPQGLLENKPVTVIATRGGAYANTAHDSQVPFVKQFLAFIGLNDVSFVYAETLASSEKRPEALATAQAQLSAA; this is encoded by the coding sequence ATGCACGCACTCATCATCAGAACCAGCATCTTGGGCGAGAATTCCAGTTCAAACCAGTTGATTGATCACTGGCTGGCAAACCACAAGCCGAGCCAAGTCACCGAGCGCAATCTCGTTAGTTCACCCATACCCCATCTAGATGCCGAGCGCTTTGGTGCCATTAACGCGGCAAGCCCCGATAACCAACAAGCGCCTATACAAGCGCTGTCTGACCAGCTGATTGGCGAAATTGAAGCGGCTGATGAGATAGTCATTGGGCTACCTATGTACAACTTTGGCGTGCCGTCGCAGGTAAAAGCTTGGATGGATCACTTAGCACGCGCCGGCCGCACCTTTCAATACACAGCCAATGGCCCGCAAGGCCTGTTAGAAAACAAACCCGTAACGGTGATTGCCACCCGTGGTGGCGCCTATGCCAATACCGCACACGACAGCCAAGTGCCCTTTGTCAAACAGTTCCTTGCTTTCATCGGCCTGAATGATGTTTCATTTGTCTATGCCGAGACTTTAGCTTCCAGCGAAAAAAGACCTGAGGCTCTAGCGACCGCGCAAGCCCAATTAAGCGCAGCCTGA
- a CDS encoding alkaline phosphatase: MNKLSRCALLCLAFPLSAMALAETPESWYAEGEAAIAKALALKPNQAKAKNIILFVGDGMGISTITATRIYDGQSRGGKGEENTLAWDKLPYTALSKTYNTNLQTPDSAGTMSAMMTGIKTGHGLISVNQKVALGHCASSRGNQTETFLEQAEQRDMATGIVTTARITHATPAATYAHAADRDWENDADLTHEARENGCKDIAQQLVEFSVGDGIEVVLGGGRRNFLPTSAQDPEHAESKGKRTDGRNLIDEWQAKTKGEFVWNGEQLSALEKTKSQANLLGLFSPSHMAYDLDRAQEQYSEPSLADMTRVAINRLKSHKNGFFLMVEGGRIDHAHHASNAARALGDGKALSDAVAQALALVDLQDTLVIVTADHSHVFTMGGYPARGNPILGLVHSPDQKGVRTTEPTLAADGKPYTTLGYINGPGYAEQASLAAREVAKPNPGRHLHQKVDTQQKGFFQESLVPLSSETHGGEDVAIFAGGPWAHLFHGTHEQHYIYHVMRYAAGFDSPASKK, from the coding sequence ATGAATAAATTGAGCCGATGTGCTTTGCTATGCTTGGCGTTTCCATTGTCTGCAATGGCATTAGCTGAAACCCCTGAATCTTGGTACGCCGAGGGCGAAGCGGCAATAGCTAAAGCACTTGCGCTTAAACCAAACCAGGCGAAAGCAAAGAATATTATTTTATTTGTCGGCGATGGCATGGGCATCTCCACTATCACGGCCACGCGCATTTACGACGGTCAAAGCCGTGGCGGAAAGGGTGAGGAGAACACCCTTGCTTGGGATAAGTTGCCTTATACAGCACTGTCGAAAACCTATAATACCAACCTCCAAACGCCAGATTCAGCCGGCACCATGAGTGCAATGATGACTGGTATTAAAACCGGCCACGGTTTGATTTCCGTCAACCAAAAGGTAGCGTTGGGTCACTGCGCCAGCAGTAGAGGCAATCAAACCGAAACCTTTTTAGAGCAAGCTGAGCAGCGCGATATGGCCACGGGTATTGTGACTACCGCGCGCATTACCCACGCAACACCCGCCGCTACTTATGCCCACGCAGCCGACCGCGATTGGGAAAATGATGCAGACTTGACCCATGAAGCGCGGGAAAATGGTTGCAAAGATATCGCGCAACAGCTGGTTGAATTTTCCGTCGGTGATGGCATAGAGGTGGTGTTGGGGGGCGGCCGAAGAAATTTCTTGCCGACCAGTGCGCAAGACCCGGAACATGCAGAGTCAAAGGGAAAGCGCACCGATGGGCGCAACTTGATTGACGAATGGCAGGCAAAGACCAAAGGTGAATTTGTTTGGAATGGCGAGCAGCTATCTGCATTGGAAAAGACTAAAAGCCAGGCAAACCTTCTAGGTTTGTTTAGTCCGTCGCACATGGCTTACGATCTCGATCGCGCGCAAGAACAATATTCAGAACCTTCGCTTGCGGACATGACCCGGGTGGCCATTAATCGCTTAAAGTCCCATAAAAACGGCTTCTTTTTAATGGTTGAAGGTGGCCGTATTGATCACGCCCATCACGCCAGCAATGCCGCGCGGGCGCTGGGCGATGGCAAGGCCTTGAGCGATGCCGTGGCACAGGCCTTGGCACTGGTAGATTTACAGGATACTTTGGTTATTGTCACCGCCGACCACAGCCATGTGTTTACCATGGGTGGCTATCCCGCACGTGGCAATCCCATTCTTGGCTTGGTGCACAGTCCCGACCAGAAAGGTGTACGCACCACAGAGCCAACACTGGCCGCCGATGGTAAACCTTATACCACCTTGGGTTATATTAATGGCCCAGGCTACGCCGAGCAGGCGAGTTTAGCTGCACGCGAAGTTGCAAAGCCTAACCCCGGGCGACATTTACATCAAAAAGTCGATACCCAGCAGAAAGGTTTTTTTCAGGAGTCGTTAGTGCCCTTGTCTTCGGAAACCCATGGAGGTGAAGACGTGGCGATATTTGCGGGTGGCCCTTGGGCGCATTTATTTCACGGCACCCACGAGCAACATTATATTTACCATGTGATGCGTTATGCGGCGGGTTTTGATTCGCCGGCGAGTAAAAAATAA
- a CDS encoding NUDIX hydrolase — MQTAVLKEVTIDNVIFGLDGNKLQILLVKHAVGESKGSWGLPGGRIGINQDIDAAAAAALYHLTGARDLYLEQFRAFGKVDRARERVLTIAYYALVRPDSCAIAPGESAEAVAWFDIKDVPRLIFDHREILDFGLAFLRHKIRHEPIGFNLLPEKFTLLQLQELYEGILDVSLDKPNFRRKMTKMNLLVSCNEKQQGVAHRAATLYRFDPAVYESLMEQGFVFVV; from the coding sequence GTGCAAACTGCCGTATTAAAAGAAGTCACCATTGATAACGTCATCTTTGGTTTAGACGGGAACAAACTTCAGATATTGCTGGTGAAACATGCCGTTGGGGAAAGTAAGGGCTCGTGGGGTCTCCCCGGTGGCCGCATTGGCATAAACCAAGACATAGATGCAGCCGCCGCTGCCGCGCTCTACCACTTAACCGGTGCGCGCGACCTCTATCTAGAGCAATTTAGAGCCTTTGGCAAGGTAGATCGCGCCCGCGAACGGGTATTAACTATCGCCTACTACGCACTGGTTAGACCTGATAGCTGCGCTATAGCACCGGGCGAGAGCGCCGAGGCCGTCGCTTGGTTTGATATCAAAGATGTTCCCCGCCTGATATTTGACCACCGCGAAATTCTCGATTTTGGCCTCGCCTTTCTACGCCACAAGATTCGCCACGAACCCATTGGCTTTAACCTGCTGCCAGAAAAGTTTACCCTGCTGCAACTGCAGGAATTATACGAGGGCATATTAGATGTTAGCCTCGACAAACCCAATTTCCGTCGCAAGATGACCAAGATGAATCTGTTGGTTTCCTGCAATGAAAAACAACAAGGCGTGGCCCATCGCGCCGCCACCTTGTACCGCTTCGATCCGGCAGTTTACGAGAGCTTAATGGAGCAAGGTTTCGTCTTCGTGGTGTAA
- a CDS encoding GGDEF domain-containing protein: MSDGTINCTTPSCPVGEAQCPIIAELIELRELARTDGLTELFNQRHFRDALKQEMERTQRSHNPTSLMFVDLDFFKSVNDKHGHEVGNLALKHVAKLLIDNLRRLDIACRYGGEEFVVILPGTDLFTGRYVAERIRMRIQTSPVQLKDGTLNLTASIGLDTYRADSTASADDFIASTDALLYKAKQTGRNKVVHGTTNFDALAQINQDEKDALAAAFSLASDAQQETEKKANKEAKKTPKK, translated from the coding sequence ATGAGCGACGGCACCATTAATTGCACCACCCCCAGCTGCCCTGTAGGCGAGGCTCAGTGCCCAATCATCGCCGAGCTCATTGAACTGAGAGAGCTGGCGCGCACCGACGGCCTTACTGAGCTGTTTAACCAACGTCACTTCCGCGACGCGCTAAAGCAAGAAATGGAGCGTACGCAACGCTCGCACAACCCAACGAGTTTAATGTTTGTCGATTTAGATTTTTTTAAATCAGTAAATGATAAACATGGCCACGAAGTGGGTAATCTCGCGCTCAAACATGTCGCAAAATTATTAATTGATAATCTACGACGTTTAGACATTGCCTGCCGCTATGGCGGCGAAGAGTTTGTGGTTATTTTGCCCGGCACGGATTTGTTCACTGGCCGCTATGTGGCAGAGCGAATTCGCATGCGCATTCAAACCTCGCCCGTGCAACTGAAGGACGGCACACTCAACCTAACCGCGAGTATCGGATTAGATACCTACCGGGCCGACAGCACGGCAAGCGCCGATGACTTTATCGCGAGTACCGATGCCCTGCTCTACAAAGCTAAACAAACTGGACGCAACAAAGTGGTGCACGGCACCACAAACTTCGACGCCCTGGCGCAAATCAATCAGGATGAAAAAGACGCCTTGGCTGCTGCATTTAGCCTAGCGAGCGACGCTCAGCAAGAAACCGAAAAAAAGGCAAACAAAGAAGCCAAGAAAACACCTAAAAAATAA
- a CDS encoding LysR substrate-binding domain-containing protein, with protein MLTLEALLVLDAIDRKGSFAAAALELHKVPSALSYTVKQLESYLSLSLFDRSGQKAVLTDEGRMVLKQGRELLQGAELLTNKARQVATGWEPSLRIAVDSILPMAPLWPLVSTLSQLNPSMEIEVREEALTGCWEALADRRVDLLVGVSDTELAGLKIAKRSLGDLAFQLVCGADHPLATQYADGVLEADLKCYAQIVLRDSARHLAPRSVGLYQVRRQILVDHYYAKEQAILAGLGFGFLPKQRINHFLEDGRLVALSAIKPEFTSPLFIAWRANHTGKGVSWLVEHLMSERAYQDYLVG; from the coding sequence ATGCTGACATTAGAGGCGTTGTTAGTGCTCGATGCTATAGACCGGAAGGGCAGTTTTGCGGCTGCGGCCCTTGAGCTGCATAAGGTGCCCTCGGCGTTGTCCTATACCGTTAAACAATTGGAGTCTTACTTATCTTTATCGTTGTTTGATCGCTCGGGGCAAAAGGCCGTGCTCACCGACGAGGGCCGCATGGTGTTAAAGCAGGGGCGCGAGCTGCTTCAGGGCGCGGAGCTGTTAACGAACAAAGCCCGTCAAGTGGCGACAGGCTGGGAGCCGAGTCTTCGCATCGCGGTGGACTCTATTCTACCGATGGCGCCGCTTTGGCCTTTGGTCAGTACCTTGTCACAGCTAAATCCCTCCATGGAAATAGAGGTGCGGGAGGAGGCACTTACCGGTTGTTGGGAGGCCTTGGCCGACCGGCGCGTCGATTTGCTGGTGGGTGTTTCAGATACCGAGCTCGCAGGTTTGAAAATTGCCAAAAGATCCTTGGGTGACTTGGCATTTCAATTGGTTTGCGGCGCCGATCATCCGCTCGCAACGCAATATGCCGATGGCGTATTGGAGGCAGATTTGAAGTGTTACGCGCAAATAGTCTTGCGCGACAGTGCGCGGCATTTGGCACCGCGCTCGGTGGGCTTGTATCAAGTAAGGCGGCAAATTCTGGTGGATCATTATTACGCCAAAGAACAGGCCATCCTAGCCGGCCTCGGCTTTGGCTTTTTACCGAAACAGCGTATTAATCACTTTCTTGAGGATGGGCGCTTGGTTGCTTTGTCGGCCATCAAGCCCGAGTTTACCTCACCATTGTTTATAGCGTGGCGCGCAAATCACACCGGCAAGGGTGTTAGTTGGTTGGTTGAGCATTTGATGAGTGAGCGCGCTTATCAGGATTATTTGGTTGGTTAG